Proteins found in one Methylobacterium sp. CB376 genomic segment:
- a CDS encoding YkgJ family cysteine cluster protein, translated as MSDPTFACQACGACCAYSAEWPRFSTEDDAALAAIPAAYVDDPAGRMRCLGDRCSALEGRVGVAVRCRVYAVRPEVCRTCEPGDPECLLARRRHGLPVPADPAS; from the coding sequence GTGAGCGACCCGACCTTCGCCTGCCAGGCCTGCGGCGCCTGCTGCGCCTACTCGGCCGAGTGGCCGCGCTTCTCGACCGAGGACGACGCGGCGCTGGCGGCGATCCCGGCCGCGTACGTGGACGACCCGGCCGGGCGCATGCGCTGCCTCGGCGACCGCTGCAGCGCCCTGGAGGGCCGGGTCGGCGTCGCGGTGCGCTGCCGCGTCTACGCGGTGCGCCCGGAGGTCTGCCGCACCTGCGAGCCGGGCGACCCGGAATGCCTGCTCGCCCGCCGCCGGCACGGCCTGCCGGTGCCGGCGGACCCGGCCTCCTGA
- a CDS encoding RelA/SpoT family protein codes for MMRQYELVERVKAYNPAADEAMLNRAYVYAMRAHGSQMRASGDLFFAHPLEVAAILTDLRVDDATIVAAVLHDTVEDTAATLEEINRTFSPEIGTLVDGLTKIKRLDLVSKQAAQGENFRKLLLAIAADVRVLLVKLADRLHNMRTLQHMPPEKRVRIAQETLDIYAPLASRMGMQELREELEDLSFRNLKPDVYATISRRLDDLTAKSERLVESIERDLVQRLAAKGIVAKVKGRQKRPYSIWSKMERKSVAFEQLSDIFGFRVIVDSVDTCYRALGVVHTTWPMVPGRYKDYISTPKQNDYRSIHTTVIGPKSQRVELQIRTAEMEEVAEYGIAAHALYKDGSPHLATESGAYQWLRRTIELLAEGDSPEEFLEHTKLELFQDQVFCFTPKGRLIALPRGATPIDFAYAVHTELGNAAVGAKINGRIAPLLTELQNGDEVEIVRADGQTPPAAWESLVVTGKARAAIRRATRSAVRRQYAGLGRQILDRAFERAGKNFSDEKLRGALPRLARTSAEDVFAAVGRGEMFSGDVVKAVYPDYKDERRSQPAPSAPRPHVNGAGRLSLDKDQTVRLTWPGKGGEDAIPIRGLDRDLPVRFAPEGGAVPGDRIVGILTAGEGVTIYPIQSPALADFDNEPDRWLDVRWDVDGGTHQRFPARIALQSINEPGSFAQIAQVIADHDGNIDNISMKRRSQDFTDVLIDLSVWDLKHLNAIISELRAKRVVSKVERVNG; via the coding sequence ATGATGCGCCAGTACGAACTCGTCGAGCGGGTGAAGGCCTACAACCCCGCCGCCGACGAGGCGATGCTCAACCGGGCCTACGTTTACGCGATGCGGGCGCACGGCTCGCAGATGCGCGCCTCGGGCGACCTGTTCTTCGCCCACCCGCTCGAAGTGGCGGCGATCCTGACGGACCTGCGGGTCGACGACGCCACCATCGTGGCCGCCGTGCTGCACGACACGGTGGAGGACACGGCCGCCACCCTGGAGGAGATCAACCGCACCTTCTCGCCCGAGATCGGCACGCTCGTCGACGGCCTGACCAAGATCAAGCGCCTCGACCTCGTCTCCAAGCAGGCGGCCCAGGGCGAGAACTTCCGCAAGCTGCTGCTCGCCATCGCGGCGGACGTGCGCGTGCTGCTCGTCAAGCTGGCCGACCGGCTGCACAACATGCGCACCCTGCAGCACATGCCGCCGGAGAAGCGCGTCCGCATCGCCCAGGAGACGCTCGACATCTACGCGCCGCTGGCGAGCCGGATGGGCATGCAGGAGCTGCGCGAGGAGCTGGAGGACCTCTCCTTCCGCAACCTCAAGCCGGATGTCTACGCCACGATCAGCCGCCGGCTCGACGACCTGACCGCCAAGTCCGAGCGCCTCGTCGAGAGCATCGAGCGCGATCTCGTCCAGAGGCTCGCCGCCAAGGGCATCGTCGCCAAGGTCAAGGGCCGGCAGAAGCGCCCCTACTCCATCTGGAGCAAGATGGAGCGCAAGTCAGTCGCCTTCGAGCAATTGTCCGACATCTTCGGCTTCCGGGTCATCGTCGATTCGGTCGATACCTGCTACCGGGCGCTCGGGGTCGTGCACACGACCTGGCCGATGGTGCCGGGCCGCTACAAGGACTACATCTCGACCCCGAAGCAGAACGATTACCGCTCGATCCACACCACGGTGATCGGGCCGAAGAGCCAGCGCGTCGAGCTGCAGATCCGCACCGCCGAGATGGAGGAGGTGGCGGAGTACGGCATCGCCGCGCACGCGCTCTACAAGGACGGCTCGCCCCACCTCGCCACCGAGAGCGGCGCCTACCAGTGGCTGCGCCGCACCATCGAGCTCCTCGCCGAGGGCGACAGCCCGGAGGAGTTCCTGGAGCACACCAAGCTCGAGCTCTTCCAGGACCAGGTCTTCTGCTTCACCCCGAAGGGCCGGCTGATCGCGCTGCCGCGCGGGGCGACCCCGATCGACTTCGCCTACGCGGTCCACACCGAGCTCGGCAACGCCGCGGTCGGCGCCAAGATCAACGGCCGCATCGCTCCGCTCCTCACCGAGTTGCAGAACGGCGACGAGGTCGAGATCGTGCGGGCGGACGGCCAGACCCCGCCGGCGGCCTGGGAATCCCTCGTCGTGACCGGCAAGGCCCGGGCGGCGATCCGGCGGGCGACGCGCTCGGCGGTGCGGCGGCAATATGCCGGGCTCGGGCGGCAGATCCTCGACCGCGCCTTCGAGCGGGCGGGCAAGAATTTCTCCGACGAGAAGCTGCGCGGCGCCCTCCCCCGCCTCGCCCGCACCTCCGCCGAGGACGTCTTCGCGGCGGTGGGACGCGGCGAGATGTTCTCGGGCGACGTCGTGAAGGCGGTCTATCCCGACTACAAGGACGAGCGCCGCAGCCAGCCCGCCCCGAGCGCGCCGAGGCCCCACGTCAACGGCGCCGGCCGCCTCTCCCTCGACAAGGACCAGACCGTGCGCCTGACCTGGCCCGGCAAGGGCGGCGAGGACGCGATCCCGATCCGCGGCCTCGACCGCGACCTGCCGGTGCGCTTCGCGCCCGAGGGCGGCGCGGTGCCGGGCGACCGCATCGTCGGCATCCTCACCGCCGGCGAGGGGGTGACGATCTACCCGATCCAGTCCCCGGCGCTCGCCGATTTCGACAACGAGCCGGACCGCTGGCTCGACGTGCGCTGGGACGTGGACGGCGGCACCCACCAGCGCTTCCCGGCCCGCATCGCCCTCCAGTCGATCAACGAGCCCGGCAGCTTCGCGCAGATCGCCCAGGTCATCGCCGACCACGACGGCAACATCGACAACATCTCGATGAAGCGGCGCAGCCAGGACTTCACTGACGTGCTGATCGACCTCTCGGTCTGGGACCTCAAGCACCTCAACGCGATCATCTCCGAGCTGAGGGCCAAGCGCGTGGTCAGCAAGGTCGAGCGGGTCAACGGCTGA
- the pyrE gene encoding orotate phosphoribosyltransferase — MTPDDLLEEFRAAGALLEGHFILSSGLHSAVFLQKMAIFSDPVRTARVCAGLASVIRDRYGAVDLVVSPAIGGIVPGYETARALGARAIFVERDPGGPFQLRRGFSIPAGSRAVMVEDIVTTGLSSRECLAALRDQPGEVVGAACLIDRSGGRADLGAPLVALATLDIPNYPADQLPPDLAAIPAVKPGSRATTPG; from the coding sequence ATGACGCCCGACGACCTGCTCGAGGAATTCCGCGCCGCCGGCGCCCTGCTCGAGGGCCACTTCATCCTCTCGTCGGGCCTCCACAGCGCCGTGTTCCTGCAGAAGATGGCGATCTTCAGCGATCCCGTGCGCACCGCGCGGGTCTGCGCCGGGCTCGCGTCCGTGATCCGCGACCGCTACGGCGCGGTCGACCTCGTGGTCTCCCCGGCGATCGGCGGAATCGTGCCGGGCTACGAGACCGCCCGCGCCCTCGGCGCCCGGGCGATCTTCGTCGAGCGCGACCCGGGCGGGCCGTTCCAGCTGCGGCGGGGCTTCAGCATCCCGGCCGGCAGCCGCGCCGTCATGGTCGAGGACATCGTCACCACCGGCCTGTCCTCGCGGGAATGCCTCGCGGCGCTGAGGGACCAGCCCGGCGAGGTCGTGGGCGCGGCCTGCCTGATCGACCGCTCCGGCGGGCGCGCCGATCTCGGCGCCCCCCTCGTCGCCCTCGCCACCCTCGACATCCCGAACTATCCTGCCGACCAACTCCCGCCCGACCTCGCCGCCATCCCGGCCGTGAAGCCGGGCAGCCGCGCCACGACGCCGGGCTGA
- a CDS encoding caspase family protein, with the protein MRRIGVWLVLWVCALLGSEAAAADRLAFVVGVDTYPNLGPGAALERPVADARAVGAALESIGFRVTLLTAGVTQETFLRRFSVFADQVQPGDTALFYFAGHGIALQGTNYLIPSDIPAIEPGQELLARNRALAEADLSAALRERGARVVVMVIDACRDNPFPRSGTRSVGLTRGLVRTEPAEGVFSLYAAGAGQQALDRLPGSDPSPNSVFTRVFVAQIRRPGVNLIDLGETVRDEVVRLAETVPHKQVPAYYNEVRGARFLSLSGSDPAPAEPPRPAPAPVPLPAPPPPLPAPVPSAGPAPPRVALPAPAPEPPREMRVGLFSHPIRLDPSGDNWLALRSRPSASEGVRLMKLGPDALFTVLGRQGAWLNVRLRGGETGWVHGDYVGCCRRAPVTP; encoded by the coding sequence GTGCGGCGGATCGGGGTCTGGCTGGTCCTGTGGGTCTGCGCGCTCCTCGGCTCGGAGGCCGCGGCGGCCGATCGGCTCGCCTTCGTGGTCGGGGTCGACACCTACCCGAATCTCGGGCCGGGCGCCGCCCTGGAGCGTCCGGTCGCCGATGCCAGGGCGGTGGGGGCGGCCCTCGAATCGATCGGGTTCCGGGTCACGCTGCTCACCGCCGGGGTGACGCAGGAGACTTTCCTGCGCCGCTTCTCGGTCTTCGCCGACCAGGTCCAGCCCGGCGACACCGCCCTGTTCTACTTCGCCGGTCACGGCATCGCGCTCCAGGGCACGAACTACCTGATCCCCTCCGACATCCCGGCGATCGAGCCCGGCCAGGAGCTGCTCGCCCGCAACCGCGCGCTCGCCGAGGCGGATCTGAGCGCGGCCCTGCGCGAGCGCGGCGCGCGGGTGGTCGTGATGGTGATCGACGCCTGCCGGGACAACCCCTTCCCGCGCAGCGGGACCCGCAGCGTCGGCCTCACCCGCGGCCTCGTCCGGACGGAGCCGGCGGAGGGCGTCTTCTCCCTCTACGCGGCGGGCGCCGGCCAGCAGGCCCTCGACCGGCTGCCGGGGTCGGATCCGAGCCCGAACTCGGTCTTCACGCGGGTCTTCGTCGCGCAGATCCGGCGGCCGGGCGTCAACCTGATCGATCTCGGCGAGACCGTCCGGGACGAGGTGGTGCGGCTCGCCGAGACCGTGCCGCACAAGCAGGTGCCGGCCTATTACAACGAGGTCCGCGGCGCCCGCTTCCTCAGCCTCTCGGGGAGCGATCCGGCCCCGGCCGAGCCGCCGCGGCCGGCTCCCGCCCCGGTCCCGCTGCCGGCGCCGCCCCCGCCCCTCCCGGCGCCGGTCCCGAGCGCGGGGCCGGCCCCGCCGCGGGTCGCCCTCCCGGCCCCCGCCCCGGAGCCGCCGCGCGAGATGCGGGTCGGCCTGTTCAGCCACCCGATCCGGCTCGACCCGTCCGGCGACAACTGGCTCGCCCTGCGCAGCCGCCCGAGCGCCAGCGAGGGCGTGCGCCTGATGAAGCTCGGCCCCGACGCGCTCTTCACGGTGCTCGGGCGCCAGGGCGCCTGGCTCAACGTGCGCCTGCGCGGCGGCGAGACGGGCTGGGTCCACGGCGATTACGTGGGCTGCTGCCGCCGGGCGCCCGTGACGCCCTGA
- a CDS encoding penicillin-binding protein activator: MAALRVGWPGWRAACAVLALGLSACGGSGVSPVVATRPGAEATAPAAPAPGTPDASAIGQGSVTVALILPLTGPGAAAGAAMRNAAELAVAEFQNPDLKVLVKDDRGTPDGARDAAASALAEGAEIVIGPLFAGSVQAAAGAVRAAGKPVVAFSTDVSVAGRGVYLLSFLPQPEVDRVVEEVTGAGRRSFAALIPETTYGNVVEAQFREAVARKGGRVVALERFPAGNPAAAVARIAPLVTGPGAQADVLFLPDTPEGLTATAGALTRAGFNPARVKPVGTAIWNDPRVFAIPALQGGWFAAVEPGGYANFAQRYRTRFGGEPVRVASLAYDAVSLAAALNRQYGSQRFAETTLTNPSGFAGTDGTFRFKAEGPSERALAVFEIRGGSSAVVSPAPRALGPSGT, from the coding sequence ATGGCGGCGTTGCGCGTGGGATGGCCTGGATGGCGCGCGGCCTGCGCGGTGCTGGCCCTCGGCCTGTCGGCCTGCGGCGGGAGCGGCGTGAGCCCGGTCGTGGCGACCCGGCCCGGCGCGGAGGCGACCGCCCCGGCGGCGCCCGCCCCCGGCACGCCCGACGCCTCCGCGATCGGCCAGGGCAGCGTCACGGTGGCGCTGATCCTGCCCCTCACGGGGCCCGGCGCGGCGGCGGGCGCCGCGATGCGCAACGCCGCGGAACTCGCCGTGGCGGAATTCCAGAATCCCGACCTGAAGGTCCTGGTCAAGGACGACCGCGGCACGCCCGACGGGGCCCGCGACGCCGCCGCGTCGGCCCTGGCGGAGGGCGCCGAGATCGTGATCGGCCCGCTCTTCGCCGGGAGCGTCCAGGCCGCGGCCGGGGCGGTGCGGGCGGCCGGCAAGCCGGTGGTGGCCTTCTCGACCGACGTGAGCGTCGCCGGGCGCGGGGTCTACCTGCTGAGCTTCCTGCCGCAGCCCGAGGTCGACCGGGTGGTCGAGGAGGTGACGGGTGCGGGCCGGCGCTCCTTCGCGGCGCTGATCCCCGAGACCACCTACGGCAACGTGGTGGAGGCGCAGTTCCGCGAGGCGGTGGCCCGCAAGGGCGGCCGGGTGGTGGCGCTGGAGCGCTTCCCGGCCGGCAACCCGGCCGCCGCGGTGGCGCGAATCGCCCCGCTCGTCACCGGGCCGGGAGCGCAGGCGGACGTGCTGTTCCTGCCCGACACGCCCGAGGGCCTGACCGCCACGGCCGGCGCCCTCACCCGCGCGGGCTTCAACCCGGCCCGGGTGAAGCCGGTGGGCACCGCGATCTGGAACGATCCGCGGGTCTTCGCCATCCCGGCCCTGCAGGGCGGCTGGTTCGCGGCGGTGGAGCCCGGCGGCTACGCGAATTTCGCCCAGCGCTACCGGACGCGGTTCGGCGGCGAGCCGGTCCGGGTCGCTTCCCTGGCCTACGATGCGGTGTCGCTCGCGGCGGCGCTGAACCGGCAATACGGGTCGCAGCGCTTCGCCGAGACGACGCTCACCAATCCCTCGGGCTTCGCGGGGACCGACGGCACCTTCCGCTTCAAGGCCGAGGGGCCGAGCGAGCGGGCCCTCGCCGTGTTCGAGATCCGCGGCGGGTCGAGCGCGGTGGTGAGCCCGGCGCCGCGGGCGCTCGGGCCGTCCGGGACCTGA
- the hemW gene encoding radical SAM family heme chaperone HemW: MIDHPTRDVGFGVYLHWPFCAAKCPYCDFNSHVRHAPPDEAAWRAAFAREIAHAAALAPGRTVTSVFLGGGTPSLMQPATVGALLDAVAAAWTVAPGAEITLEANPTSVEADRFRGYRLAGVNRVSLGVQALDDGALRRLGRLHSAAEALAAVETASRHFARFSFDLIYARPDQTPAAWAAELRQAIARAAEHLSLYQLTIEEGTPFHGLAAAGRLVPPDEDTARALFDVTQEVCGAAGLPAYEISNHARPGAESRHNLLYWRYGEYAGIGPGAHGRLVLPGGRTGTVTERAPEAWLARVAREGHGIVRTEALTQAEEGDEFLVMGLRLAEGIDPARFARLAGRPLDRRRLDGLLAEDLVRVTQAGRIAATPKGAPVLNAVVAELAA, encoded by the coding sequence ATGATCGATCATCCGACCCGGGACGTCGGTTTCGGGGTCTACCTGCACTGGCCGTTCTGCGCGGCGAAGTGCCCGTACTGCGACTTCAACAGCCATGTCCGCCACGCGCCCCCCGACGAGGCGGCGTGGCGGGCGGCCTTCGCGCGCGAGATCGCCCACGCGGCCGCGCTGGCGCCCGGCCGCACGGTGACGAGCGTCTTCCTCGGGGGCGGCACGCCCTCGCTGATGCAGCCGGCGACCGTGGGGGCGCTCCTCGACGCGGTGGCGGCGGCCTGGACCGTGGCGCCCGGGGCCGAGATCACGCTCGAGGCCAACCCGACCAGCGTCGAGGCGGACCGCTTCCGCGGCTACCGGCTCGCCGGGGTCAACCGGGTCTCGCTCGGGGTGCAGGCGCTGGACGACGGGGCGCTCAGGCGGCTCGGGCGCCTGCACAGCGCGGCCGAGGCGCTCGCGGCGGTCGAGACCGCGTCGCGCCACTTCGCGCGCTTCTCCTTCGACCTGATCTACGCCCGGCCGGACCAGACGCCCGCCGCCTGGGCGGCGGAGCTGCGGCAGGCGATCGCGCGCGCGGCCGAGCACCTCTCGCTGTACCAGCTCACCATCGAGGAGGGGACGCCCTTCCACGGGCTCGCGGCCGCGGGCCGGCTCGTGCCGCCCGACGAGGACACGGCCCGGGCCCTGTTCGACGTGACGCAGGAGGTCTGCGGCGCGGCGGGGCTGCCGGCCTACGAGATCTCGAACCACGCCCGGCCCGGCGCCGAATCCCGCCACAACCTGCTCTACTGGCGCTACGGCGAATATGCGGGGATCGGTCCCGGCGCCCACGGCCGCCTCGTCCTGCCGGGGGGCCGCACCGGCACGGTGACGGAGCGGGCCCCTGAGGCGTGGCTCGCCCGGGTCGCGCGGGAGGGCCACGGCATCGTGCGGACCGAGGCGCTGACGCAAGCCGAGGAGGGGGACGAGTTCCTGGTGATGGGGCTGCGCCTCGCCGAGGGCATCGACCCGGCGCGGTTCGCGCGGCTGGCCGGCCGCCCCCTCGACCGGCGGCGGCTCGACGGGCTCCTCGCCGAGGATCTGGTGCGGGTGACGCAGGCGGGCCGGATCGCCGCCACCCCGAAGGGGGCCCCGGTCCTCAACGCCGTGGTGGCGGAACTGGCGGCGTGA
- the rsmI gene encoding 16S rRNA (cytidine(1402)-2'-O)-methyltransferase — protein MSDRADESARRPAAPGRGPAVFTAFGLAAEAESLAPGLHVVATPIGNLKDVTFRALATLAAAHAVLAEDTRVTRTLLAHYGITTPLLSYHEHSGESVRERMIARMKAGEALALVSDAGTPLVSDPGFKLVQAAIAEGITVTPVPGPSAALTALMAAGLPTDRFFFEGFLPQKAGARRTRLAALAEVPGTLVLFESPHRLPEMLADAAEILGGGRAAAVARELTKLFETVRRGELGGLAAEFAASGPPKGEVVVVIGAAVESAPGPEADADLDARLSAALARHSIKDAAALVADETGLRRRDVYARALALARRGDDQG, from the coding sequence ATGAGCGACCGCGCCGACGAGTCCGCCCGCCGCCCCGCCGCGCCCGGGCGCGGACCGGCCGTGTTCACCGCTTTCGGCCTCGCCGCCGAGGCCGAATCCCTCGCCCCGGGCCTGCACGTCGTCGCCACCCCGATCGGCAACCTGAAGGACGTGACCTTCCGGGCCCTCGCCACGCTCGCGGCGGCGCACGCGGTCCTGGCCGAGGACACCCGCGTCACCCGCACGCTGCTGGCGCATTACGGCATCACCACCCCGCTCCTGTCCTATCACGAGCATTCGGGCGAGAGCGTCCGCGAGCGGATGATCGCCCGCATGAAGGCCGGCGAGGCGCTGGCCCTGGTCTCGGACGCGGGCACGCCCCTCGTCTCCGACCCGGGCTTCAAGCTCGTCCAGGCGGCGATCGCCGAGGGGATCACGGTGACGCCGGTGCCCGGCCCCTCCGCGGCCCTCACCGCCCTGATGGCGGCGGGCCTGCCGACCGACCGCTTCTTCTTCGAGGGCTTCCTGCCCCAGAAGGCCGGAGCCCGGCGCACCCGCCTCGCGGCCCTGGCGGAGGTGCCCGGGACCCTCGTGCTGTTCGAATCCCCCCACCGCCTGCCCGAGATGCTGGCCGACGCGGCCGAGATCCTCGGGGGCGGGCGGGCGGCCGCGGTCGCGCGGGAACTCACCAAGCTGTTCGAGACCGTGCGCCGGGGCGAACTCGGCGGGCTCGCGGCGGAGTTCGCCGCCTCCGGCCCGCCGAAGGGCGAGGTGGTGGTCGTGATCGGGGCGGCGGTCGAGTCGGCGCCCGGGCCCGAGGCCGACGCCGACCTCGACGCGCGGCTCTCCGCCGCGCTCGCCCGCCACTCGATCAAGGACGCGGCCGCCCTCGTCGCCGACGAGACCGGCCTCAGGCGCCGGGACGTCTACGCCCGGGCGCTGGCGCTGGCCCGGCGCGGCGATGACCAGGGCTGA
- a CDS encoding LabA-like NYN domain-containing protein encodes MTYQRSALFIDGANVYATTKALGFDIDYRKLLADFRSRENLIRAFYYTALIEDQEYSSIRPLIDWLDYNGYRVVTKPAKEFTDSTGRRKIKGNMDIELTIDALELSPYIDHMVLFSGDGDFKPLVAAMQRRGVRVTVVSTIQTQPPMVSDDLRRQADDFVDIVHLIPRIGRDQSDRPTRPMRPHPDAGGERGPARSPVSLEQRYGIRQNEEEADEE; translated from the coding sequence ATGACATATCAGCGCAGCGCCCTCTTCATCGACGGCGCTAATGTTTACGCGACCACCAAGGCGCTCGGCTTCGACATCGACTATCGAAAGCTTCTCGCAGACTTTCGGTCCCGCGAGAATCTTATTCGGGCATTCTACTATACCGCTTTGATTGAAGATCAAGAATACTCGTCGATCCGGCCGCTGATCGACTGGCTCGACTACAACGGTTACCGTGTCGTGACGAAGCCGGCTAAGGAATTCACCGATTCGACCGGGCGGCGCAAGATCAAGGGCAACATGGACATCGAGCTGACGATCGATGCCCTGGAGCTCAGTCCCTACATCGACCACATGGTACTGTTCTCGGGCGACGGCGACTTCAAGCCCCTGGTCGCCGCGATGCAGCGGCGGGGCGTGCGCGTGACCGTGGTCTCGACCATCCAGACGCAGCCGCCGATGGTGTCGGACGACCTGCGCCGGCAGGCGGACGACTTCGTCGACATCGTGCACCTGATCCCGCGCATCGGCCGCGACCAGAGCGACCGGCCGACTCGGCCGATGCGGCCCCACCCCGACGCGGGCGGGGAGCGCGGGCCCGCCCGCTCCCCGGTCAGCCTGGAGCAGCGCTACGGCATCCGTCAGAACGAGGAGGAGGCGGACGAGGAGTGA
- the rpoZ gene encoding DNA-directed RNA polymerase subunit omega: protein MARVTVEDCIDKVENRFELVLLAGHRARLLSSGAPLTVDRDRDKNPVVALREIADETITPDDLKEQLIHSLQKYVEVDEPEPEAVPLLSSSPAAAAVAPQAASGDDNDIQFDRMSEEDLLRGLENLAPPTETEDEGD, encoded by the coding sequence ATGGCTCGCGTCACCGTTGAAGATTGCATCGACAAGGTCGAGAACCGGTTCGAGCTCGTCCTGCTCGCCGGCCATCGGGCCCGGCTGCTCTCGTCCGGCGCGCCCCTCACGGTCGACCGCGACCGCGACAAGAACCCGGTCGTGGCCCTGCGCGAGATCGCCGACGAGACCATCACGCCGGACGACCTCAAGGAGCAGCTGATCCACTCGCTCCAGAAATACGTCGAGGTCGACGAGCCGGAGCCGGAGGCGGTGCCGCTCCTGTCGAGCTCGCCCGCCGCCGCCGCGGTGGCGCCCCAGGCCGCCTCGGGCGACGACAACGACATCCAGTTCGACCGGATGAGCGAGGAGGACCTGCTGCGGGGCCTCGAGAACCTCGCGCCCCCGACCGAGACCGAGGACGAGGGCGACTGA
- a CDS encoding acyl-CoA thioesterase encodes MADTEDTTNGLARGELTVRTIAMPADTNANGDIFGGWVMSQMDQAGGIAGVERAQGRVVTVAVEAMSFIRPVRVGDVLCVYTRVAHVGRTSMRIQIEAWARRFRTQLREKVTEATFTFVAIDDEGRPRPVPPAAKAERP; translated from the coding sequence ATGGCCGACACCGAGGACACCACGAACGGGCTTGCGCGCGGGGAGCTCACCGTGCGCACGATCGCGATGCCGGCCGACACCAACGCCAACGGGGACATCTTCGGCGGCTGGGTGATGTCGCAGATGGACCAGGCGGGGGGCATCGCCGGGGTCGAGCGGGCGCAGGGCCGCGTCGTCACCGTGGCGGTCGAGGCGATGAGCTTCATCCGGCCGGTGCGGGTCGGGGACGTGCTCTGCGTCTACACCCGCGTCGCCCATGTCGGCCGCACCTCGATGCGGATCCAGATCGAGGCCTGGGCCCGGCGCTTCCGCACGCAGCTGCGCGAGAAGGTGACGGAGGCGACCTTCACCTTCGTGGCGATCGACGACGAGGGGCGGCCGCGCCCGGTGCCGCCTGCGGCCAAGGCAGAGCGGCCATGA